A window of Pseudophryne corroboree isolate aPseCor3 chromosome 1, aPseCor3.hap2, whole genome shotgun sequence genomic DNA:
aaagaaaaacacaacactctgcgactccctgcaaGGCTTCtagtgaaactatacatcccagcagggCTTGCTGGAAGTTACAGTTCCCCAGCAGCTGGAACAGGAGGCTGTACAATGCATAACTATTCAGATACTAGGCTTAATGCTAATTCCCTTATAAAGCATGCAGAGCATTAAGTCTGGTGTAcagcaatatgttttatgtacatacatacatttttaaagAGAGTGCTGATTGTGCATATATCTATCTAAGGAGTGGCCTTCCCCCACTTTTGCACTGCATTGGACAGGAAATGAGACCTCTGTCAGTTGCAAAAAAAGGAGAATGGAATGTCAGTATAGAAGTGTAGTGTGTTAAACCTCATAGGCTGGGTTTGGGCCTGTAGGGGTCATCATGTACTGGTTGCTTGTCCTATAGGGGTTGAGGGTGGGGATGTTTAGTGTATTTTGATTCTGTTTGTGGGttgggtcagcctcttttgtttcCAACAGGTGtattgacagtccttttgtcaacatgtcggaaatgttttcttcacttgcaacatattcacaCTGATGAACTTGTTTTCTTTCAAATCACGGAGGAAATTATGTTTTATatgcttagaccgtccatgatgctttgtaCTACAAGAAAGAtctattgctcccttgttatcacaccatatgttgatgatctcactgtgatgAAGAAGGCCTAACTCACATAATGTCTCTTTTATCTAAAGTGCTTATTTTGAAGTTTCTGTCAACACCTTATACTCTGCCTCTGTTGtggaaagagcaactgtgggttgtttcctacttgcccagcttatgGCTGTGCCTGCTAATGCAAAAAGGTATCCAGTGTAGGAACGTCTGTCGTCCTCATCTGACCCCCAGTCAGCATCCCAGAATACATTTAAGCTGGTGTCTTTTGATTTTGTAAATCTCAGTTTTAGTGAACTTGTATCTTTGAGGTACCTTagaattctct
This region includes:
- the LOC135049802 gene encoding uncharacterized protein LOC135049802, giving the protein MQEIPYQNAVGSLMNANIGTRPDITHAVSRASQFANNPGRQHWIAVKRILRYLKDTSSLKLRFTKSKDTSLNVFWDADWGSDEDDRRSYTGYLFALAGTAISWASRKQPTVALSTTEAEYKVLTETSK